A genomic region of Dreissena polymorpha isolate Duluth1 chromosome 4, UMN_Dpol_1.0, whole genome shotgun sequence contains the following coding sequences:
- the LOC127879246 gene encoding uncharacterized protein LOC127879246, which produces MKSLEKSYTDILKQISSCRNRINDALDQLEMKTKYSLDTLMASMRTSIQTDIENCTMSIENMTRLKEHVFGRKDKSEAVRFIKSRKCRDQSLKIEAFLKDMITKNEMALTFNLDTSILEFLSTLSGLGQILSKGKQSQTAEITTLKELAKQEKPTACNTAFSLQRQPSDVNKSSVIYDAKQVISVKSSKTYRVKAKNDNTKCVISGICETVSGELLIADWMNNNVMLLDQTYEVVGHCDLPDGPRSMCSIDSSLVAVTVYSTEVHFIKVTNGLLIKDRILKFTHVCLCIAPHHRNLYITDGRALYRYTVDGRLSSKMYEHTSGGVTTCAVSPNEDRIYVANKATTELVTLSRDGKVLKTLACPRMKWEETLYLPGLHVTDSGQVLVCGMKSNRILQVDKDGRQRLAEVVSDGMIYPTSVYYSKLTDSLIVGMKNNNYIKVFTLQPLSEKNDEVSGRVFLKTI; this is translated from the exons ATGAAGTCGCTTGAGAAATCTTATACGGACATTCTGAAACAAATTAGTTCTTGCCGAAACAGAATTAATGATGCTTTAGATCAACTGGAGATGAAAACTAAGTATTCATTGGACACATTGATGGCCTCCATGAGAACATCTATTCAAACTGACATCGAAAACTGCACTATGTCTATCGAAAATATGACACGcttaaaagaacatgttttcGGAAGAAAGGACAAAAGTGAAGCAGTACGTTTTATCAAGTCCAGAAAATGCCGCGACCAGTCCCTCAAGATAGAagcatttttaaaagacatgatAACAAAGAATGAGATGGCACTAACCTTTAATCTTGACACATCCATCCTAGAATTCCTGTCCACCCTCTCAGGGTTAGGACAAATACTCAGCAAAGGTAAACAATCACAAACAGCTGAGATTACAACACTGAAAGAATTAGCTAAACAAGAAAAGCCTACAGCTTGCAACACAGCATTTAGCCTACAACGCCAACCAAGTGATGTTAACAAATCATCAGTGATATATGATGCAAAGCAAGTAATCAGCGTAAAGAGTAGTAAGACGTATAGAGTGAAAGCGaagaatgataatacaaaatgCGTAATATCAGGTATCTGTGAGACAGTTTCCGGGGAATTGCTCATCGCTGACTGGATGAACAATAATGTGATGCTTCTGGATCAGACCTATGAGGTGGTGGGCCACTGTGACTTGCCTGATGGACCACGGTCCATGTGCAGTATTGACTCCAGTTTGGTGGCTGTTACTGTGTACAGCACTGAGGTCCATTTCATCAAAGTGACCAATGGTCTGTTGATAAAGGACAGGATACTGAAGTTCACACATGTGTGCTTGTGTATTGCCCCTCACCACCGTAACCTGTACATTACAGATGGTAGAGCATTGTATCGCTATACTGTGGATGGTAGACTGTCGAGCAAGATGTATGAACATACATCAGGTGGAG TCACCACCTGCGCAGTGAGTCCAAATGAAGACAGGATATATGTGGCGAACAAAGCAACAACAGAGCTGGTTACACTGTCGCGGGATGGAAAAGTTCTTAAAACGCTCGCCTGCCCTAGAATGAAGTGGGAGGAAACCCTGTACTTACCTGGTCTCCATGTGACAGACTCAGGACAGGTTCTGGTATGTGGAATGAAGTCTAACAGAATCCTCCAGGTAGACAAAGATGGGAGACAGAGACTAGCCGAGGTTGTAAGTGATGGTATGATTTACCCAACATCTGTCTACTACAGTAAGCTTACAGACTCACTCATTGTGGGAATGAAGAATAATAATTACATTAAAGTGTTTACGTTACAGCCACTGTCGGAAAAGAACGATGAGGTATCCGGACGTGTGTTCTTAAAGACAATTTAA